One Benincasa hispida cultivar B227 chromosome 5, ASM972705v1, whole genome shotgun sequence genomic window carries:
- the LOC120078016 gene encoding F-box/LRR-repeat protein 10 isoform X1 translates to MADGDGSVESLDLLPSAVLATIMTKLDLPSICSVASTCRTFHSCASQILNFLPSFHLLEISPTVEFLRPLLPPNPFLRSLKVDCGQLDDSAIQLLLKPSLHELCLHNCSDFSGKLLSEIGGCCKDLRSLYLSSVAEKRGRAIHIADLEELLSGCTQLEALTLMFDVSFFLRQNFARVWAMASEKLTSLEIGCIYSVTVTELLSQNLGIGNSVNRIGPSMWPNIEKLCLSVDYITDAMVGAISKGLVSLTHLELQDAPIIEPRFSFDLTNVGLQQINQLSKLKHLSLVRSQEFLVTYFRRVNDLGILLMADGCADLESICLGGFCRVTDTGFRTILHTFSNLNKLRVFHGIQLTHLVFHDISATSLSLKHVSLRWCSLLTNDAVKNLSLNKDLSYLDLRDCRSLRDEALQAIGTIPKLKTLLLDGSDISDAGLSHLRPLIMSSLVSLSVRGCKKLTDKSITVLFDGLSKIELHVLDLSNLPYLSDSAVLQLTRSKFAISELRMRQCPLIGDVSVMALASMQVNEDQRHGSSLRLLDLYNCGGLTQLSFKWLKNPYFPRLRWLGVTGSLHRDLVDALARSRPFLHVACHGEELGADHWDSSDSLYLHHYDEVDEFEQWLFDGEVEIEDDDDDMADAENGAELIL, encoded by the exons ATGGCAGACGGAGATGGCAGCGTGGAAAGCCTCGATCTCCTGCCTTCTGCTGTCCTTGCTACCATCATGACCAAGCTCGATTTGCCTTCCATCTGCTCCGTTGCCTCCACATGCAGGACTTTCCATTCTTGTGCTTCTCAAATTCTCAATTTTCTTCCCAGTTTTCATCTTCTT GAAATTTCTCCAACGGTGGAATTTCTGAGGCCTCTGCTGCCTCCAAATCCTTTCCTGAGAAGCCTAAAGGTAGATTGTGGTCAGCTTGATGATTCAGCCATCCAGCTTCTGCTGAAGCCTTCCTTGCACGAACTCTGTCTACATAATTGCTCTGATTTCAGTGGGAAATTGCTTTCTGAGATTGGAGGGTGCTGCAAGGATCTAAG GTCCCTCTATTTGAGTTCAGTTGCTGAAAAAAGAGGTCGGGCAATTCATATTGCGGATCTAGAAGAGTTACTAAGTGGTTGCACACAGTTGGAA GCATTAACCTTGATGTTTGATGTCTCATTTTTCCTTCGTCAAAATTTTGCTCGAGTCTGGGCTATGGCTTCAGAAAAACTAACTTCTCTGGAGATTGGCTGTATCTATTCTGTTACAGTCACCGAACTGCTCAGCCAAAATTTGGGAATTGGTAATTCTGTGAATCGGATCGGTCCATCCATGTGGCCTAACATTGAAAAGTTGTGCCTTTCAGTGGACTACATAACTGATGCTATGGTTGGTGCAATATCAAAAGGTCTTGTCTCCTTGACTCATTTGGAACTACAAGATGCTCCCATCATTGAACCAAGATTTTCTTTTGACCTGACCAACGTTGGCCTTCAACAAATCAATCAGCTATCGAAACTGAAGCATCTCTCTTTGGTACGAAGTCAGGAATTTCTTGTAACTTATTTTAGAAGAGTAAACGATCTCGGGATCCTCTTAATGGCTGATGGATGTGCTGACCTGGAAAGCATCTGTCTCGGAGGCTTTTGTCGTGTTACAGACACAGGGTTCAGAACAATTCTGCATACATTCTCTAATTTAAACAAGCTTAGGGTGTTTCATGGAATCCAATTAACTCATCTAGTTTTCCATGATATCTCTGCTACTTCTCTTTCCTTGAAACATGTTAGCTTAAGATGGTGCAGTCTCCTAACAAATGACGCAGTTAAAAATTTATCATTGAACAAGGATCTAAGTTATCTTGACTTGAGAGATTGCAGAAGCCTTCGGGATGAAGCGCTTCAAGCTATCGGAACTATTCCAAAACTGAAGACATTGCTTTTGGACGGGTCTGATATCAGTGATGCAGGATTGTCTCACTTAAGACCCTTGATTATGAGCTCACTAGTCTCCTTGTCTGTTAGAGGTTGCAAGAAGCTTACAGATAAATCCATCACTGTCTTGTTTGATGGCTTATCTAAAATAGAACTACATGTATTAGATCTATCCAACCTTCCTTACCTGTCTGATTCTGCAGTTTTACAACTGACCAGAAGCAAGTTTGCGATATCCGAACTCCGAATGCGTCAATGTCCGCTCATTGGCGATGTCTCGGTCATGGCATTAGCTTCAATGCAGGTCAATGAAGACCAACGACATGGGAGTAGCCTCCGGCTGTTGGATTTGTACAACTGTGGTGGCCTTACACAGCTCTCATTCAAGTGGTTAAAGAATCCATACTTTCCAAGGTTAAGATGGTTGGGTGTAACGGGAAGTCTACATCGCGACTTGGTAGATGCTTTAGCCAGAAGTAGACCATTCTTGCACGTAGCATGTCACGGCGAGGAGTTGGGAGCCGACCATTGGGATAGCTCAGACAGTCTCTATTTGCACCACTATGATGAGGTGGATGAATTTGAACAATGGCTCTTTGATGGTGAGGTTGAGATCGAGGACGATGACGACGATATGGCAGATGCTGAAAATGGTGCAGAGCTAATCCTATGA
- the LOC120078591 gene encoding GPI mannosyltransferase 1, which yields MASFSFGSLLILSAIFRFILILYGEWQDAHMEVRYTDVDYIVFSDAASLMASGQSPYLRSTYRYSPLLAFLLIPNSIFHRCWGKFLFSASDLLVGFFIRTILKKRGVPENLCIGSVMVWLFNPFTFTIGTRGNCEPLVCAMVLKILLCLMNGQLLQAAFWYGLVVHFRIYPIIYALPILLILNQNVFKSGLNPALQKWSQGDEKVPQSNLPTRLAHIFNPWFLLRSTMTKERIIFGLVSGSIFIFCTALFYYLYGWEFLHEALLYHLTRTDPRHNFSIYFYHIYLHHEHEFSVVEKLISFLPQLVVQLVLVLSFAQDLPFCWFAQTVAFVAFNKVITAQYFVWFFCLLPLILPWSKMKLKWKGVLSVSIWTGAQVHWLMWGYLLEFKGKNVLIQLWMASILFLAANTAVLSLIIHQHKLTALFMLPETAADNAKKSKKSN from the exons ATGGCGTCCTTTAGCTTCGGCTCCCTGCTGATTCTCTCGGCGATCTTCAGGTTTATACTCATACTCTACGGCGAGTGGCAGGATGCGCACATGGAGGTCAGATACACTGATGTCGATTACATCGTATTCTCAGACGCTGCTTCTCTAATGGCGTCCGGACAGTCTCCCTACCTGAGATCCACATACAGATACTCACCATTGCTGGCGTTTTTGCTCATACCGAACTCTATCTTCCATCGTTGCTGGGGAAAATTTCTATTCTCGGCATCAG ATTTGCTCGTCGGGTTCTTTATACGTACTATTTTGAAGAAACGTGGGGTTCCAGAAAATTTATGCATCGGTTCTGTTATGGTTTGGCTTTTTAATCCGTTCACGTTTACCATTGGCACCAGAGGAAACTGCGAACCTCTTGTTTGTGCAATGGTTCTTAAGATCCTTTTGTGTCTGATGAACG GTCAGTTGCTACAAGCTGCATTTTGGTATGGACTCGTCGTCCATTTCAGAATTTATCCAATCATCTATGCCCTTCCAATTCTTCTGATTCTCAACCAGAATGTATTCAAATCTGGTCTGAATCCCGCTCTTCAAAAATGGAGCCAGGGTGATGAAAAGGTTCCCCAGAGCAATTTACCAACGAGGTTGGCTCATATTTTTAATCCATGGTTTCTATTAAGATCCACAATGACTAAGGAGAGAATAATTTTTGGCCTCGTTTCGGGTTCGATTTTCATCTTCTGTACTGCACTGTTTTACTATCTATATGGTTGGGAATTCCTGCATGAGGCGCTGCTCTATCATCTTACACGTACTGACCCAAGGCACAATTTCTCAATTTATTTCTATCACATCTATCTTCACCATGAACACGAGTTCTCGGTTGTGGAGAAGCTCATTTCATTTCTGCCTCAGTTAGTAGTGCAGCTCGTTCTCGTTTTATCGTTTGCTCAAGATCTTCCATTCTGCTGGTTTGCACAGACAGTAGCATTTGTGGCATTCAACAAG GTGATCACAGCACAATATTTTGTCTGGTTCTTCTGTCTTCTACCTTTGATTCTTCCTTGGAGTAAGATGAAGCTCAAATGGAAAGGAGTGTTATCGGTATCGATCTGGACGGGAGCACAGGTTCATTGGCTGATGTGGGGTTATTTGCTGGAGTTCAAGGGAAAGAATGTGTTGATTCAATTGTGGATGGCAAGCATCTTGTTCTTGGCTGCAAACACAGCCGTTTTGAGCTTAATCATCCACCAACACAAACTCACTGCGCTTTTCATGCTACCTGAAACCGCAGCTGACAATGCAAAGAAATCCAAGAAATCCAACTGA
- the LOC120078016 gene encoding F-box/LRR-repeat protein 10 isoform X2, translating to MFDVSFFLRQNFARVWAMASEKLTSLEIGCIYSVTVTELLSQNLGIGNSVNRIGPSMWPNIEKLCLSVDYITDAMVGAISKGLVSLTHLELQDAPIIEPRFSFDLTNVGLQQINQLSKLKHLSLVRSQEFLVTYFRRVNDLGILLMADGCADLESICLGGFCRVTDTGFRTILHTFSNLNKLRVFHGIQLTHLVFHDISATSLSLKHVSLRWCSLLTNDAVKNLSLNKDLSYLDLRDCRSLRDEALQAIGTIPKLKTLLLDGSDISDAGLSHLRPLIMSSLVSLSVRGCKKLTDKSITVLFDGLSKIELHVLDLSNLPYLSDSAVLQLTRSKFAISELRMRQCPLIGDVSVMALASMQVNEDQRHGSSLRLLDLYNCGGLTQLSFKWLKNPYFPRLRWLGVTGSLHRDLVDALARSRPFLHVACHGEELGADHWDSSDSLYLHHYDEVDEFEQWLFDGEVEIEDDDDDMADAENGAELIL from the coding sequence ATGTTTGATGTCTCATTTTTCCTTCGTCAAAATTTTGCTCGAGTCTGGGCTATGGCTTCAGAAAAACTAACTTCTCTGGAGATTGGCTGTATCTATTCTGTTACAGTCACCGAACTGCTCAGCCAAAATTTGGGAATTGGTAATTCTGTGAATCGGATCGGTCCATCCATGTGGCCTAACATTGAAAAGTTGTGCCTTTCAGTGGACTACATAACTGATGCTATGGTTGGTGCAATATCAAAAGGTCTTGTCTCCTTGACTCATTTGGAACTACAAGATGCTCCCATCATTGAACCAAGATTTTCTTTTGACCTGACCAACGTTGGCCTTCAACAAATCAATCAGCTATCGAAACTGAAGCATCTCTCTTTGGTACGAAGTCAGGAATTTCTTGTAACTTATTTTAGAAGAGTAAACGATCTCGGGATCCTCTTAATGGCTGATGGATGTGCTGACCTGGAAAGCATCTGTCTCGGAGGCTTTTGTCGTGTTACAGACACAGGGTTCAGAACAATTCTGCATACATTCTCTAATTTAAACAAGCTTAGGGTGTTTCATGGAATCCAATTAACTCATCTAGTTTTCCATGATATCTCTGCTACTTCTCTTTCCTTGAAACATGTTAGCTTAAGATGGTGCAGTCTCCTAACAAATGACGCAGTTAAAAATTTATCATTGAACAAGGATCTAAGTTATCTTGACTTGAGAGATTGCAGAAGCCTTCGGGATGAAGCGCTTCAAGCTATCGGAACTATTCCAAAACTGAAGACATTGCTTTTGGACGGGTCTGATATCAGTGATGCAGGATTGTCTCACTTAAGACCCTTGATTATGAGCTCACTAGTCTCCTTGTCTGTTAGAGGTTGCAAGAAGCTTACAGATAAATCCATCACTGTCTTGTTTGATGGCTTATCTAAAATAGAACTACATGTATTAGATCTATCCAACCTTCCTTACCTGTCTGATTCTGCAGTTTTACAACTGACCAGAAGCAAGTTTGCGATATCCGAACTCCGAATGCGTCAATGTCCGCTCATTGGCGATGTCTCGGTCATGGCATTAGCTTCAATGCAGGTCAATGAAGACCAACGACATGGGAGTAGCCTCCGGCTGTTGGATTTGTACAACTGTGGTGGCCTTACACAGCTCTCATTCAAGTGGTTAAAGAATCCATACTTTCCAAGGTTAAGATGGTTGGGTGTAACGGGAAGTCTACATCGCGACTTGGTAGATGCTTTAGCCAGAAGTAGACCATTCTTGCACGTAGCATGTCACGGCGAGGAGTTGGGAGCCGACCATTGGGATAGCTCAGACAGTCTCTATTTGCACCACTATGATGAGGTGGATGAATTTGAACAATGGCTCTTTGATGGTGAGGTTGAGATCGAGGACGATGACGACGATATGGCAGATGCTGAAAATGGTGCAGAGCTAATCCTATGA
- the LOC120078383 gene encoding heterodimeric geranylgeranyl pyrophosphate synthase small subunit, chloroplastic-like encodes MAFSLMAASSLSMHFGRKTPIRCSSSSSSAVSSQAKSLQFDLKTYWKQLILEINQKLDEAVPIQYPDQIYEAMRYSVLAQGAKRAPPVMCVAACELFGVDRLAAFPTACALEMVHEASLIHDDLPCMDDDPSRRGQPSNHTVYGVDMAILAGDALFPLGFQHIVSHTPFDLVPESRLLRVVAEIARAVGSRGMAAGQFLDLEGGPNSVEFVQEKKFGEMAQCSAVCGGLLAGAEDHEIQRLRRYGRSVGVLYQVVDDILEEQSKKPDETDESKRRKGKSYVGVYGIEKAKEVAEELRTKAKKELEGFEKYGDQVMPLYSFVDYAADRSFSFETSS; translated from the exons ATGGCGTTTTCACTCATGGCGGCATCCTCCCTTAGTATGCATTTTGGAAGAAAGACTCCAATTCGAtgttcttcctcttcttcctcaGCTGTTTCTTCTCAGGCCAAATCGCTTCAGTTTGACCTCAAAACGTACTGGAAACAGCTGATTCTCGAGATCAACCAGAAGCTGGATGAAGCTGTTCCAATTCAGTACCCCGACCAGATCTACGAGGCTATGCGTTACTCCGTCTTGGCCCAAGGGGCCAAACGAGCTCCTCCGGTTATGTGCGTCGCCGCCTGCGAGCTCTTCGGTGTCGATCGCCTCGCCGCTTTCCCCACCGCCTGTGCCCTCGAAATG GTTCATGAAGCTTCATTGATCCATGATGACCTTCCTTGCATGGATGATGACCCCTCACGGCGTGGCCAACCTTCAAACCATACAGTTTATGGTGTTGACATGGCCATCCTTGCAGGTGATGCACTTTTCCCTCTTGGCTTCCAACATATTGTCTCACACACACCCTTTGATCTTGTTCCTGAGTCCCGCCTTCTCCGTGTGGTCGCTGAGATTGCCCGGGCTGTTGGTTCCAGAGGCATGGCAGCAGGACAGTTTCTTGACCTTGAGGGAGGCCCCAACTCCGTTGAATTCGTCCAAGAAAAGAAATTTGGTGAAATGGCCCAGTGTTCTGCAGTATGCGGAGGACTTCTAGCTGGAGCAGAAGACCATGAGATACAGAGATTAAGAAGGTACGGAAGATCGGTCGGCGTGTTGTATCAAGTAGTTGATGATATTTTGGAAGAACAATCGAAAAAACCCGATGAAACAGATGAGAGTAAGAGGAGAAAAGGGAAGAGCTATGTTGGAGTATATGGGATTGAGAAAGCTAAAGAAGTGGCAGAGGAGCTGAGGACCAAAGCTAAGAAGGAATTGGAAGGTTTTGAGAAATATGGAGACCAAGTGATGCCTTTGTACAGCTTTGTGGACTATGCTGCCGATAGGAGCTTCAGTTTTGAAACTTCAAGTTGA